A genomic segment from Carassius auratus strain Wakin chromosome 25, ASM336829v1, whole genome shotgun sequence encodes:
- the tmpob gene encoding thymopoietin b isoform X2 translates to MAQFLEDPAMLTKEKLKSELVANNVPLPSADSKKDVYVQLYLKNLTVRNKKNISAPAPDTFSSDEEMTAPLLTNRSRSGKKAIRKTDRVRPEENDISGLTDEELKVQLMKYGVHSGPIVASTRKVYEKKLQHLLEHPPLESSLPEPETTIPETLTIRAEGNQNGNTHSAEEQYSDKEEGQIRVDPVPEPVPVVIKPVRSRGKTPVTIRTSSRQRTKQVEETAADTEETSVDGGDILKEMFPNEPATPTGMTVTCRRPIHGAAGRPVKPLSLWSEESLQQQNTYTVTKSSVTDVRSATPAARPRPRRWLAFWLKLLVFITLAASLYYAFQFITTDQINACQLYVQDNVITPVLKYISWESPAEAGDGK, encoded by the exons ATGGCGCAATTTCTCGAGGATCCGGCGATGCTCACGAAAGAGAAACTGAAGAGTGAGTTAGTTGCCAATAACGTCCCTCTGCCGAGCGCAGACAGCAAGAAAGACGTGTATGTGCAGCTGTATCTGAAGAACCTGACGGTGCGCAACAAGAAGAACATCTCTGCTCCAGCTCCAGACACTTTCTCCAGCGATGAGGAGATGACAGCGCCGCTGCTGACCAACAGGAGCCGCTCGGGGAAG AAAGCCataagaaagacagacagagttcGGCCAGAGGAAAACGACATCTCTGGTCTGACTGATGAAGAGTTGAAGGTTCAGCTTATGAAGTATGGCGTCCATTCAGGACCAATTGTTG CCTCCACACGTAAGGTGTATGAGAAGAAGCTCCAACATCTCCTGGAGCATCCACCGCTAGAGAGCAGTCTTCCTGAACCCGAGACCACCATCCCAGAGACCCTCACCATCAGAGCAGAAGGAAACCAGAACGGCAACACACATTCAGCCGAAGAGCAGTACAGTGACAAAGAAGAAGGTCAAATCA GAGTTGATCCTGTACCAGAGCCGGTTCCCGTTGTGATTAAGCCGGTCCGGAGCAGAGGAAAGACTCCTGTCACCATCAGGACCAGCAGCAGACAGCGCACTAAA CAGGTGGAGGAGACGGCAGCAGACACTGAGGAAACATCTGTGGATGGAggagatattttaaaggaaatgttCCCCAATGAACCTGCCACACCAACCGGAATGAC GGTCACATGTCGGAGGCCGATCCACGGTGCAGCTGGCCGTCCGGTGAAGCCCCTGAGCCTCTGGTCCGAGGAGTCCCTCCAGCAGCAGAACACGTACACAGTGACCAAATCTTCCGTCACAGATGTTCGCAGTGCAACACCGGCCGCCCGTCCCAGACCCCGTCGCTGGTTGGCTTTCTGGTTGAAGCTTCTGGTGTTCATCACACTGGCTGCGTCTCTGTATTACGCTTTCCAATTCATCACCACCGATCAGATCAACGCCTGCCAGCTCTATGTCCAGGACAATGTCATCACGCCTGTTCTCAAGTACATCAGCTGGGAAAGCCCAGCCGAGGCCGGCGACGGCAAATGA
- the tmpob gene encoding thymopoietin b isoform X3, which yields MAQFLEDPAMLTKEKLKSELVANNVPLPSADSKKDVYVQLYLKNLTVRNKKNISAPAPDTFSSDEEMTAPLLTNRSRSGKKAIRKTDRVRPEENDISGLTDEELKVQLMKYGVHSGPIVASTRKVYEKKLQHLLEHPPLESSLPEPETTIPETLTIRAEGNQNGNTHSAEEQYSDKEEGVDPVPEPVPVVIKPVRSRGKTPVTIRTSSRQRTKQQVEETAADTEETSVDGGDILKEMFPNEPATPTGMTVTCRRPIHGAAGRPVKPLSLWSEESLQQQNTYTVTKSSVTDVRSATPAARPRPRRWLAFWLKLLVFITLAASLYYAFQFITTDQINACQLYVQDNVITPVLKYISWESPAEAGDGK from the exons ATGGCGCAATTTCTCGAGGATCCGGCGATGCTCACGAAAGAGAAACTGAAGAGTGAGTTAGTTGCCAATAACGTCCCTCTGCCGAGCGCAGACAGCAAGAAAGACGTGTATGTGCAGCTGTATCTGAAGAACCTGACGGTGCGCAACAAGAAGAACATCTCTGCTCCAGCTCCAGACACTTTCTCCAGCGATGAGGAGATGACAGCGCCGCTGCTGACCAACAGGAGCCGCTCGGGGAAG AAAGCCataagaaagacagacagagttcGGCCAGAGGAAAACGACATCTCTGGTCTGACTGATGAAGAGTTGAAGGTTCAGCTTATGAAGTATGGCGTCCATTCAGGACCAATTGTTG CCTCCACACGTAAGGTGTATGAGAAGAAGCTCCAACATCTCCTGGAGCATCCACCGCTAGAGAGCAGTCTTCCTGAACCCGAGACCACCATCCCAGAGACCCTCACCATCAGAGCAGAAGGAAACCAGAACGGCAACACACATTCAGCCGAAGAGCAGTACAGTGACAAAGAAGAAG GAGTTGATCCTGTACCAGAGCCGGTTCCCGTTGTGATTAAGCCGGTCCGGAGCAGAGGAAAGACTCCTGTCACCATCAGGACCAGCAGCAGACAGCGCACTAAA CAGCAGGTGGAGGAGACGGCAGCAGACACTGAGGAAACATCTGTGGATGGAggagatattttaaaggaaatgttCCCCAATGAACCTGCCACACCAACCGGAATGAC GGTCACATGTCGGAGGCCGATCCACGGTGCAGCTGGCCGTCCGGTGAAGCCCCTGAGCCTCTGGTCCGAGGAGTCCCTCCAGCAGCAGAACACGTACACAGTGACCAAATCTTCCGTCACAGATGTTCGCAGTGCAACACCGGCCGCCCGTCCCAGACCCCGTCGCTGGTTGGCTTTCTGGTTGAAGCTTCTGGTGTTCATCACACTGGCTGCGTCTCTGTATTACGCTTTCCAATTCATCACCACCGATCAGATCAACGCCTGCCAGCTCTATGTCCAGGACAATGTCATCACGCCTGTTCTCAAGTACATCAGCTGGGAAAGCCCAGCCGAGGCCGGCGACGGCAAATGA
- the LOC113042930 gene encoding phosphate carrier protein, mitochondrial-like isoform X1 yields the protein MYPSTLTQLAARANPFSAPLFKLQKAEEPEKHAPEQKRVFAAAAVAETGDSCEFGSGKYYALCGFGGILSCGITHTAVVPLDLVKCRLQVDPAKYKSIFHGFSITIREDGMRGLAKGWAPTFFGYSMQGLCKFGFYEVFKILYGDMLGEENAYMWRTSLYLAASASAEFFADIALAPMEACKVRIQTQPGYANTLRECAPKMYAEEGVWAFYKGVVPLWMRQIPYTMMKFACFERTVELLYKYVVPKPRSECSKPEQLVVTFVAGYIAGVFCAIVSHPADSVVSVLNKEKGSTATQVLKKLGPRGVWKGLVARIIMIGTLTALQWFIYDSVKVYFRLPRPPPPEMPESLKKKLGLTE from the exons ATGTATCCGAGCACGCTGACCCAGCTGGCGGCCCGGGCAAACCCCTTCAGCGCCCCGCTGTTCAAGCTGCAGAAAGCCGAAGAACCGGAGAAACACGCTCCCGAGCAGAAGCGCGTGTTCGCGGCCGCCGCGGTAGCCG AGACGGGCGATAGCTGTGAGTTCGGCTCGGGGAAATACTATGCCCTCTGCGGATTCGGGGGCATCTTGAGCTGTGGTATTACACACACAGCCGTCGTGCCCCTCGACTTGGTCAAGTGCCGTCTCCAG GTGGATCCAGCTAAATACAAGAGCATCTTCCATGGGTTCTCCATTACAATCAGAGAGGACGGCATGCGCGGTTTGGCCAAAGGTTGGGCGCCCACCTTCTTCGGATACTCCATGCAGGGGCTCTGCAAGTTCGGCTTCTACGAGGTGTTCAAGATCCTGTATGGTGACATGCTAGGAGAG GAAAACGCATACATGTGGAGAACCTCTCTGTATCTGGCTGCTTCTGCCAGCGCGGAGTTCTTCGCAGACATTGCTCTGGCCCCTATGGAGGCGTGTAAAGTACGTATCCAGACTCAGCCGGGCTATGCCAACACCCTGAGAGAATGTGCCCCTAAGATGTACGCCGAGGAAGGCGTCTGGGC GTTCTACAAAGGTGTGGTTCCTCTGTGGATGAGACAGATCCCTTACACCATGATGAAGTTCGCCTGCTTCGAGCGCACCGTTGAGTTGCTCTACAAGTATGTGGTGCCCAAACCCCGCAGCGAATGCTCCAAACCCGAACAGCTGGTCGTCACCTTCGTCGCTGGATACATCG CTGGTGTGTTCTGCGCCATCGTGTCTCACCCTGCTGACTCCGTCGTGTCCGTGTTGAACAAAGAGAAGGGAAGCACAGCCACACAAGTGCTCAAGAAGCTTGGACCAAGGG GTGTGTGGAAGGGACTGGTCGCCCGTATCATCATGATCGGTACCCTGACGGCCCTGCAGTGGTTCATCTACGATTCGGTGAAGGTGTACTTCCGCCTGCCCCGCCCTCCTCCCCCCGAGATGCCCGAGTCCCTCAAAAAGAAGCTTGGCCTCACCGAGTAA
- the tmpob gene encoding thymopoietin b isoform X1, translated as MAQFLEDPAMLTKEKLKSELVANNVPLPSADSKKDVYVQLYLKNLTVRNKKNISAPAPDTFSSDEEMTAPLLTNRSRSGKKAIRKTDRVRPEENDISGLTDEELKVQLMKYGVHSGPIVASTRKVYEKKLQHLLEHPPLESSLPEPETTIPETLTIRAEGNQNGNTHSAEEQYSDKEEGQIRVDPVPEPVPVVIKPVRSRGKTPVTIRTSSRQRTKQQVEETAADTEETSVDGGDILKEMFPNEPATPTGMTVTCRRPIHGAAGRPVKPLSLWSEESLQQQNTYTVTKSSVTDVRSATPAARPRPRRWLAFWLKLLVFITLAASLYYAFQFITTDQINACQLYVQDNVITPVLKYISWESPAEAGDGK; from the exons ATGGCGCAATTTCTCGAGGATCCGGCGATGCTCACGAAAGAGAAACTGAAGAGTGAGTTAGTTGCCAATAACGTCCCTCTGCCGAGCGCAGACAGCAAGAAAGACGTGTATGTGCAGCTGTATCTGAAGAACCTGACGGTGCGCAACAAGAAGAACATCTCTGCTCCAGCTCCAGACACTTTCTCCAGCGATGAGGAGATGACAGCGCCGCTGCTGACCAACAGGAGCCGCTCGGGGAAG AAAGCCataagaaagacagacagagttcGGCCAGAGGAAAACGACATCTCTGGTCTGACTGATGAAGAGTTGAAGGTTCAGCTTATGAAGTATGGCGTCCATTCAGGACCAATTGTTG CCTCCACACGTAAGGTGTATGAGAAGAAGCTCCAACATCTCCTGGAGCATCCACCGCTAGAGAGCAGTCTTCCTGAACCCGAGACCACCATCCCAGAGACCCTCACCATCAGAGCAGAAGGAAACCAGAACGGCAACACACATTCAGCCGAAGAGCAGTACAGTGACAAAGAAGAAGGTCAAATCA GAGTTGATCCTGTACCAGAGCCGGTTCCCGTTGTGATTAAGCCGGTCCGGAGCAGAGGAAAGACTCCTGTCACCATCAGGACCAGCAGCAGACAGCGCACTAAA CAGCAGGTGGAGGAGACGGCAGCAGACACTGAGGAAACATCTGTGGATGGAggagatattttaaaggaaatgttCCCCAATGAACCTGCCACACCAACCGGAATGAC GGTCACATGTCGGAGGCCGATCCACGGTGCAGCTGGCCGTCCGGTGAAGCCCCTGAGCCTCTGGTCCGAGGAGTCCCTCCAGCAGCAGAACACGTACACAGTGACCAAATCTTCCGTCACAGATGTTCGCAGTGCAACACCGGCCGCCCGTCCCAGACCCCGTCGCTGGTTGGCTTTCTGGTTGAAGCTTCTGGTGTTCATCACACTGGCTGCGTCTCTGTATTACGCTTTCCAATTCATCACCACCGATCAGATCAACGCCTGCCAGCTCTATGTCCAGGACAATGTCATCACGCCTGTTCTCAAGTACATCAGCTGGGAAAGCCCAGCCGAGGCCGGCGACGGCAAATGA
- the pthlhb gene encoding parathyroid hormone-like hormone b produces the protein MLRHWGFAVFLLTVPIPVQPRPTNALSYRQRRSVGHAQMMHDRGRSLHDRKRRTFIQDLLEQVHTAQVWDSPGQSQRSVQTPPRSKPMGSSKNFPLSFQMETIGTRDDLPQETSKTLRYQEQPLKAVTKRKRKMSLGRWRRDRGVWLPYAN, from the exons ATGTTGAGGCATTGGGGGTTTGCTGTGTTCCTGTTAACCGTCCCGATCCCGGTCCAACCCAGACCCACTAATGCTCTCAGCTACAGACA GCGGCGCTCAGTAGGACACGCACAGATGATGCATGACAGGGGTCGATCCCTGCATGACCGGAAGAGGCGTACGTTTATCCAGGATCTGCTTGAGCAGGTGCACACGGCTCAGGTGTGGGACTCCCCCGGTCAGAGCCAGAGAAGTGTCCAGACCCCACCGCGGTCCAAACCCATGGGCAGCTCCAAAAACTTCCCCTTGAGCTTTCAAATGGAGACTATAGGGACGAGAGACGACCTGCCGCAGGAGACCAGCAAGACCCTGAGATACCAGGAGCAGCCACTGAAGGCTGTGaccaagaggaagaggaagatgagttTGGGGAGATGGAGGAGGGACAGGGGGGTGTGGCTTCCATATGCAAATTAG
- the LOC113042796 gene encoding galanin receptor type 2, producing MEKLQGATNSYGVIFACTCGIIVGIGFCANLLAFSLFAKHKSFRKNRLDVLLLSMALADFLMLFLIPFTVHSAVSFSWPLGITSCKVYQFLLAFSLAASTYSLCTVSMVRAMIITKPYRPPSMDLVVLMFILVWALSFFISLPLRIFATKESLGPGVSNSTVCLPTTQEHHYQVVLSQFVLYYLIPMLVIAVNSARIALFLHKRPVMSFTGSRNTRRASLMVFLSTGTFSLCWLPGYVLELCVYLGLYRHGRSWEMFHFTCTVLQYLHPCVNPVLYVLLSKRYRRKRDWLFKCNRKRVHPQVISVTESFSASRIF from the exons ATGGAAAAGCTGCAG GGAGCCACTAACAGTTACGGAGTGATCTTTGCTTGCACTTGTGGCATCATAGTGGGCATCGGTTTCTGCGCCAACCTGCTGGCCTTTTCTCTCTTCGCCAAACACAAGAGCTTTCGTAAAAACCGCCTGGACGTTCTTCTCCTCAGCATGGCTCTGGCCGACTTCCTCATGCTCTTCCTCATCCCCTTCACCGTCCACTCGGCGGTCAGTTTCTCGTGGCCTCTGGGCATCACATCCTGCAAAGTCTATCAGTTTCTGCTGGCATTCTCTCTGGCCGCCAGCACGTACTCTCTGTGCACCGTATCCATGGTTCGTGCCATGATCATCACCAAGCCCTACCGACCTCCATCCATGGATCTAGTGGTGCTCATGTTTATTCTGGTCTGGGCCTTGAGTTTCTTTATAAGTCTGCCGTTGCGTATTTTCGCCACTAAGGAAAGCTTAGGCCCAGGTGTGAGTAACTCCACTGTTTGTTTGCCTACTACCCAAGAACATCATTACCAGGTCGTTCTCAGCCAGTTTGTGCTTTACTATCTCATTCCAATGCTGGTTATCGCAGTCAACTCAGCACGTATCGCTCTTTTCCTGCACAAGAGACCGGTTATGTCCTTCACAGGCTCCAGGAACACAAGACGGGCATCTCTCATGGTGTTCTTATCCACTGGGACCTTCTCCTTGTGCTGGCTGCCAGGGTATGTTCTAGAGCTGTGCGTGTATTTGGGACTTTACCGGCACGGCCGCTCGTGGGAGATGTTTCATTTCACCTGCACGGTTCTCCAGTATCTGCATCCCTGCGTGAACCCCGTCCTCTATGTTCTGCTGTCCAAACGCTACAGACGCAAGAGAGACTGGCTGTTCAAATGCAACAGGAAACGAGTCCATCCGCAGGTCATTAGCGTGACGGAGAGTTTCTCAGCATCcagaatattttaa
- the tmpob gene encoding thymopoietin b isoform X4, giving the protein MAQFLEDPAMLTKEKLKSELVANNVPLPSADSKKDVYVQLYLKNLTVRNKKNISAPAPDTFSSDEEMTAPLLTNRSRSGKKAIRKTDRVRPEENDISGLTDEELKVQLMKYGVHSGPIVASTRKVYEKKLQHLLEHPPLESSLPEPETTIPETLTIRAEGNQNGNTHSAEEQYSDKEEGVDPVPEPVPVVIKPVRSRGKTPVTIRTSSRQRTKQVEETAADTEETSVDGGDILKEMFPNEPATPTGMTVTCRRPIHGAAGRPVKPLSLWSEESLQQQNTYTVTKSSVTDVRSATPAARPRPRRWLAFWLKLLVFITLAASLYYAFQFITTDQINACQLYVQDNVITPVLKYISWESPAEAGDGK; this is encoded by the exons ATGGCGCAATTTCTCGAGGATCCGGCGATGCTCACGAAAGAGAAACTGAAGAGTGAGTTAGTTGCCAATAACGTCCCTCTGCCGAGCGCAGACAGCAAGAAAGACGTGTATGTGCAGCTGTATCTGAAGAACCTGACGGTGCGCAACAAGAAGAACATCTCTGCTCCAGCTCCAGACACTTTCTCCAGCGATGAGGAGATGACAGCGCCGCTGCTGACCAACAGGAGCCGCTCGGGGAAG AAAGCCataagaaagacagacagagttcGGCCAGAGGAAAACGACATCTCTGGTCTGACTGATGAAGAGTTGAAGGTTCAGCTTATGAAGTATGGCGTCCATTCAGGACCAATTGTTG CCTCCACACGTAAGGTGTATGAGAAGAAGCTCCAACATCTCCTGGAGCATCCACCGCTAGAGAGCAGTCTTCCTGAACCCGAGACCACCATCCCAGAGACCCTCACCATCAGAGCAGAAGGAAACCAGAACGGCAACACACATTCAGCCGAAGAGCAGTACAGTGACAAAGAAGAAG GAGTTGATCCTGTACCAGAGCCGGTTCCCGTTGTGATTAAGCCGGTCCGGAGCAGAGGAAAGACTCCTGTCACCATCAGGACCAGCAGCAGACAGCGCACTAAA CAGGTGGAGGAGACGGCAGCAGACACTGAGGAAACATCTGTGGATGGAggagatattttaaaggaaatgttCCCCAATGAACCTGCCACACCAACCGGAATGAC GGTCACATGTCGGAGGCCGATCCACGGTGCAGCTGGCCGTCCGGTGAAGCCCCTGAGCCTCTGGTCCGAGGAGTCCCTCCAGCAGCAGAACACGTACACAGTGACCAAATCTTCCGTCACAGATGTTCGCAGTGCAACACCGGCCGCCCGTCCCAGACCCCGTCGCTGGTTGGCTTTCTGGTTGAAGCTTCTGGTGTTCATCACACTGGCTGCGTCTCTGTATTACGCTTTCCAATTCATCACCACCGATCAGATCAACGCCTGCCAGCTCTATGTCCAGGACAATGTCATCACGCCTGTTCTCAAGTACATCAGCTGGGAAAGCCCAGCCGAGGCCGGCGACGGCAAATGA
- the LOC113042930 gene encoding phosphate carrier protein, mitochondrial-like isoform X2, with translation MYPSTLTQLAARANPFSAPLFKLQKAEEPEKHAPEQKRVFAAAAVAEGDSCEFGSQKYLLLCGFGGILSCGTTHTAVVPLDLVKCRMQVDPAKYKSIFHGFSITIREDGMRGLAKGWAPTFFGYSMQGLCKFGFYEVFKILYGDMLGEENAYMWRTSLYLAASASAEFFADIALAPMEACKVRIQTQPGYANTLRECAPKMYAEEGVWAFYKGVVPLWMRQIPYTMMKFACFERTVELLYKYVVPKPRSECSKPEQLVVTFVAGYIAGVFCAIVSHPADSVVSVLNKEKGSTATQVLKKLGPRGVWKGLVARIIMIGTLTALQWFIYDSVKVYFRLPRPPPPEMPESLKKKLGLTE, from the exons ATGTATCCGAGCACGCTGACCCAGCTGGCGGCCCGGGCAAACCCCTTCAGCGCCCCGCTGTTCAAGCTGCAGAAAGCCGAAGAACCGGAGAAACACGCTCCCGAGCAGAAGCGCGTGTTCGCGGCCGCCGCGGTAGCCG AGGGAGACAGCTGTGAGTTCGGCTCACAGAAGTACTTGCTCCTCTGTGGCTTTGGAGGGATCCTCAGCTGTGGCACCACACACACGGCTGTGGTGCCCCTCGACCTGGTCAAGTGCCGGATGCAG GTGGATCCAGCTAAATACAAGAGCATCTTCCATGGGTTCTCCATTACAATCAGAGAGGACGGCATGCGCGGTTTGGCCAAAGGTTGGGCGCCCACCTTCTTCGGATACTCCATGCAGGGGCTCTGCAAGTTCGGCTTCTACGAGGTGTTCAAGATCCTGTATGGTGACATGCTAGGAGAG GAAAACGCATACATGTGGAGAACCTCTCTGTATCTGGCTGCTTCTGCCAGCGCGGAGTTCTTCGCAGACATTGCTCTGGCCCCTATGGAGGCGTGTAAAGTACGTATCCAGACTCAGCCGGGCTATGCCAACACCCTGAGAGAATGTGCCCCTAAGATGTACGCCGAGGAAGGCGTCTGGGC GTTCTACAAAGGTGTGGTTCCTCTGTGGATGAGACAGATCCCTTACACCATGATGAAGTTCGCCTGCTTCGAGCGCACCGTTGAGTTGCTCTACAAGTATGTGGTGCCCAAACCCCGCAGCGAATGCTCCAAACCCGAACAGCTGGTCGTCACCTTCGTCGCTGGATACATCG CTGGTGTGTTCTGCGCCATCGTGTCTCACCCTGCTGACTCCGTCGTGTCCGTGTTGAACAAAGAGAAGGGAAGCACAGCCACACAAGTGCTCAAGAAGCTTGGACCAAGGG GTGTGTGGAAGGGACTGGTCGCCCGTATCATCATGATCGGTACCCTGACGGCCCTGCAGTGGTTCATCTACGATTCGGTGAAGGTGTACTTCCGCCTGCCCCGCCCTCCTCCCCCCGAGATGCCCGAGTCCCTCAAAAAGAAGCTTGGCCTCACCGAGTAA